One window of the Sparus aurata chromosome 7, fSpaAur1.1, whole genome shotgun sequence genome contains the following:
- the brpf3b gene encoding bromodomain and PHD finger-containing protein 3 isoform X3, with product MRKPRRKGQVAAGGGADVRKPNGTVGGRGGARQRSPSPYSLKASPSRETLTYAQAQKVVEVELDGRLHRISILEPLEVITDDEMMAQDISECNSNKENSEQTSSPTSSAQTVRKPVTPRGRRKDSKCPPVKSPPPSKNHCPNSHPQTPEKMNASHNHHMTLPEPKFHVLETFTPVEAPPLPTAYYRYIERSAEEQEAEAEYDMDEEDTAWLEMVNAGRTSEGYSAVSPDTFELLVDRLEEEAYQEARSRAPSQTTIDDDAFCCVCLDDECLNSNVILFCDSCNLAVHQECYGVPYIPEGQWLCRCCLQSPQKPVDCVLCPNRGGAFKQTSDGRWAHVVCAIWIPEVCFANTVFLEPVEGVNNIPPARWKLTCYLCKQKGRGASIQCHKANCYTAFHVTCAQRAGLFMKIDPVRETNVNGTTFSVKKTAFCEVHSPPGQETGSDEESEGRVVGSRGRASRGRSAYTEGPVTPKKGRKSEDDAKTDKKKGKKSPESPAQVTVPQIPTSRLNILCKGIIFQRKNQFMQRLHNYWLLKRQSRNGVPLVRRLHSNIQSQRTTEQVRPEVDEKVSAAREALRYWQKLRHDLEKARLLVELIRKREKLKREQVKVHQAALEMQLTPMLVLLRSTLEQLQEKDTAQIFAEPVNIKEVPDYLEFISQPMDFSTMLAKLESHAYRSVADLEADFNLMVSNCLLYNAKDTVFHRAALRLRDLGGAVLRHAQRQATNTGLDLDTGMLLPESPQKRNFYSCTWEDVDSVLDPDNRLHMTVEEQLKELLEKLDFVSSMRCSGARTRRIRLLRREINNIRYRQGQHPRNSLHNGHLKEDDEDEDEDDEEDEDKDAKADNGLLSLDKEDLKSTSPPTLEPTGPAPPPRQGDAPLEPPTLRPITGEPKSPSWPCKRLKLEDDLSDSATGNINCTKAQEWPASPPPILHSEGQVVANGVPELSAPPRPTTGGVGRRTSVLFKKAKNVTKLLRERDSPLLNGKGLQDDSTSSTPTAPNSATSTPSSTPFSTPSKTPQKSPGPPALNEKCNSIRDMSDNELEKTSNHTLESGLTNGFIKHKDGGSDSEYSPCPVLHKEISPPKRSLGKPALSKVPFLEIVNGDSDYTGNVSQVSEDETELEPLELVWAKCRGYPSYPALIIDPEMPEEGLLHNGVPIPVPPKDVLCLGEQRQEETNERLYLVLFFDNKRTWQWLPRDKVTPLGVDDTADKLRIMEGRKSSIRKSVQVAYDRAMIHQSRVSHSQGFVTSNYL from the exons ATGAGGAAGCCACGTCGAAAAGGCCAGGTGGCTGCAGGAGGTGGAGCTGATGTCAGGAAGCCCAATGGGACCGTTGGTGGGCGTGGGGGTGCCCGTCAACGATCCCCATCCCCTTACAGCCTCAAAGCCTCTCCAAGCAGAGAAACTCTGACATACGCCCAGGCCCagaaggtggtggaggtggaacTGGATGGCAGGCTTCACCGCATCTCTATTCTGGAGCCCTTGGAGGTCATTACCGATGACGAGATGATGGCTCAGGACATTAGTGAGTGTAACAGCAACAAGGAGAACAGTGAACAGACGTCATCTCCTACGAGCAGTGCCCAAACAGTCCGCAAACCTGTTACACCTAGAGGTCGCAGGAAAGACTCAAAATGTCCTCCAGTCAAATCGCCACCACCTTCCAAGAACCACTGCCCCAATTCACATCCGCAAACACCTGAAAAGATGAATGCATCACATAATCACCACATGACCCTCCCTGAACCTAAATTTCACGTTCTAGAAACCTTCACACCAGTCGAGGCACCTCCTCTGCCTACGGCATATTATCGTTACATTGAACGCTCAGCTGAGGAGCAGGAAGCTGAGGCAGAATATGACATGGACGAAGAGGACACTGCCTGGCTGGAGATGGTAAATGCTGGTCGGACATCAGAGGGATACTCAGCTGTCTCACCAGACACCTTTGAGCTGCTGGTGGACcggctggaggaggaggcgtACCAGGAAGCCCGCAGTCGGGCGCCCTCCCAAACCACTATTGACGACGATGCCTTCTGCTGCGTGTGCCTGGATGATGAGTGCCTCAACAGCAACGTCATCCTCTTCTGCGACTCCTGCAACCTGGCTGTGCACCAGGAGTGTTACGGAGTGCCCTACATCCCTGAGGGCCAGTGGCTGTGCCGCTGCTGCCTCCAGTCCCCTCAGAAACCTGTTGACTGTGTATTATGTCCAAACCGTGGCGGCGCCTTCAAGCAGACAAGTGATGGACGCTGGGCACATGTAGTCTGTGCCATCTGGATCCCTGAAGTCTGCTTTGCCAACACAGTGTTTCTAGAACCAGTGGAAGGGGTCAATAACATTCCCCCAGCTCGCTGGAAACTGACCTGCTACCTGTGTAAGCAAAAAGGCCGTGGCGCATCAATTCAGTGCCATAAGGCCAACTGTTACACCGCGTTTCATGTCACGTGTGCCCAGCGCGCTGGCTTGTTTATGAAGATCGATCCTGTGCGAGAAACAAACGTGAACGGGACCACGTTCTCTGTCAAGAAAACAGCGTTTTGTGAGGTCCATTCGCCACCAGGACAAGAGACCGGATCAGATGAGGAGAGTGAAGGAAGGGTGGTGGGTAGCAGAGGGAGGGCGAGCAGAGGACGGAGTGCTTACACAGAGGGTCCTGTAACACCGAAAAAAGGCAGAAAGTCTGAAGATGATGCCAAGACGGAtaaaaagaaagggaagaagagTCCAGAGTCACCAGCGCAAGTGACAGTGCCTCAGATCCCTACAAGCAG GCTTAATATCCTCTGCAAAGGAATAATTTTCCAGAGGAAAAACCAGTTCATGCAGAGGCTGCACAATTACTGGTTATTGAAGCGTCAGTCGAGGAATGGTGTGCCGCTGGTCCGGCGTTTGCACTCTAACATCCAATCCCAAAGGACTACTGAACAGGTCAGG CCTGAGGTGGATGAGAAGGTTTCTGCTGCAAGAGAAGCACTGAGATACTGGCAGAAGCTGCGGCATGACCTTGAAAAAGCCAGGCTGTTGGTAGAGCTAATCCGCAAGAGGGAGAAACTCAAACGAGAACAG GTCAAAGTTCACCAGGCCGCTCTGGAGATGCAGTTGACTCCGATGTTGGTGCTGCTCCGCTCCACTCTGGAGCAGCTACAGGAAAAGGACACAGCCCAGATTTTTGCTGAGCCAGTTAATATCAAGGAG GTCCCAGATTACCTAGAGTTCATCAGCCAGCCCATGGACTTTTCCACTATGCTCGCTAAGCTGGAGAGTCATGCCTACCGCTCAGTTGCTGACCTGGAGGCCGACTTCAACCTGATGGTGTCCAACTGCCTCCTCTACAATGCCAAGGACACAGTCTTCCACCGGGCAGCACTGCGTCTTCGAGACCTAGGGGGAGCCGTACTGCGCCATGCCCAACGACAAGCCACCAACACTGGCCTGGACCTGGACACGGGCATGCTCCTCCCAGAGTCACCACAGAAACGAAACTTCTACAGCTGCACCTGGGAGGATG TTGACAGTGTGCTGGATCCAGACAACCGGCTTCATATGACGGTGGAGGAacagctgaaggagctgctagAAAAGCTCGACTTTGTCTCCTCCATGCGATGCAGCGGCGCCCGAACTCGACGCATCCGCCTGCTTCGACGCGAGATCAACAACATCCGCTACAGGCAGGGCCAGCACCCCCGCAACAGCCTTCACAATGGACATCTGAAAGAAGACGATGAGGACGAGGATGAAGATGACGAGGAAGATGAGGACAAAGACGCCAAGGCAGACAACGGGCTTTTGTCTTTGGACAAAG AAGACCTTAAATCCACATCGCCTCCAACACTGGAACCTACAGggccagctcctcctccacgACAAGGGGACGCACCTCTAGAGCCACCCACCCTCCGGCCAATCACAGGGGAGCCCAAGTCCCCCAGCTGGCCCTGCAAACGCCTAAAGCTCGAAGATGACCTCTCAGACAGCGCCACAGGGAACATTAATTGCACTAAAGCACAGGAGTGGCCGGCATCACCTCCTCCCATTTTGCACAGTGAAGGACAGGTGGTGGCCAACGGCGTACCAGAGCTCAGCGCCCCCCCGCGGCCAACCACCGGGGGAGTCGGACGACGAACCTCAGTGCTGTTCAAGAAGGCAAAAAATGTAACTAAGCTgttaagagagagagacagcccGCTGCTGAACGGAAAGGGACTGCAGGACGACAGTACAAGCAGCACCCCAACAGCACCCAACTCTGCAACCAGTACCCCATCCTCTACACCCTTCTCCACTCCATCTAAGACCCCCCAGAAAAGTCCAGGACCCCCTGCACTCAATGAAAAATGCAACTCCATTCGAGACATGTCAGATAATGAGCTGGAGAAGACATCAAATCATACACTGGAAAGTG GACTGACCAATGGCTTCATCAAGCACAAAGACGGCGGGTCCGACTCAGAATACAGCCCTTGTCCAGTGctccacaaagaaat CTCACCACCCAAACGAAGCCTCGGTAAACCTGCTCTTTCCAAAGTTCCCTTCCTGGAGATAGTCAATGGAGACTCAGATTACACCG GCAATGTCAGCCAAGTGTCTGAGGATGAGACAGAGCTGGAACCTCTAGAACTGGTGTGGGCCAAGTGTCGGGGATATCCCTCCTATCCTGCTCTG ATCATCGACCCAGAAATGCCTGAAGAGGGCCTGCTGCACAATGGGGTGCCCATCCCTGTCCCACCCAAAGATGTCCTCTGTCTTGGGGagcagaggcaggaggagacCAATGAGAGGCTCTACCTGGTGCTATTCTTTGACAACAAGCGGACATG gCAGTGGCTCCCACGTGACAAGGTGACACCCTTGGGTGTGGATGACACGGCGGACAAGCTGCGCATAATGGAGGGTCGCAAGTCCAGCATCCGCAAGTCTGTCCAGGTGGCATATGACCGAGCCATGATCCACCAGAGCCGAGTCAGCCACAGTCAAGGCTTTGTGACCTCCAACTACTTGTAG
- the brpf3b gene encoding bromodomain and PHD finger-containing protein 3 isoform X2 — protein MRKPRRKGQVAAGGGADVRKPNGTVGGRGGARQRSPSPYSLKASPSRETLTYAQAQKVVEVELDGRLHRISILEPLEVITDDEMMAQDISECNSNKENSEQTSSPTSSAQTVRKPVTPRGRRKDSKCPPVKSPPPSKNHCPNSHPQTPEKMNASHNHHMTLPEPKFHVLETFTPVEAPPLPTAYYRYIERSAEEQEAEAEYDMDEEDTAWLEMVNAGRTSEGYSAVSPDTFELLVDRLEEEAYQEARSRAPSQTTIDDDAFCCVCLDDECLNSNVILFCDSCNLAVHQECYGVPYIPEGQWLCRCCLQSPQKPVDCVLCPNRGGAFKQTSDGRWAHVVCAIWIPEVCFANTVFLEPVEGVNNIPPARWKLTCYLCKQKGRGASIQCHKANCYTAFHVTCAQRAGLFMKIDPVRETNVNGTTFSVKKTAFCEVHSPPGQETGSDEESEGRVVGSRGRASRGRSAYTEGPVTPKKGRKSEDDAKTDKKKGKKSPESPAQVTVPQIPTSRLNILCKGIIFQRKNQFMQRLHNYWLLKRQSRNGVPLVRRLHSNIQSQRTTEQVRPEVDEKVSAAREALRYWQKLRHDLEKARLLVELIRKREKLKREQVKVHQAALEMQLTPMLVLLRSTLEQLQEKDTAQIFAEPVNIKEVPDYLEFISQPMDFSTMLAKLESHAYRSVADLEADFNLMVSNCLLYNAKDTVFHRAALRLRDLGGAVLRHAQRQATNTGLDLDTGMLLPESPQKRNFYSCTWEDVDSVLDPDNRLHMTVEEQLKELLEKLDFVSSMRCSGARTRRIRLLRREINNIRYRQGQHPRNSLHNGHLKEDDEDEDEDDEEDEDKDAKADNGLLSLDKDLKSTSPPTLEPTGPAPPPRQGDAPLEPPTLRPITGEPKSPSWPCKRLKLEDDLSDSATGNINCTKAQEWPASPPPILHSEGQVVANGVPELSAPPRPTTGGVGRRTSVLFKKAKNVTKLLRERDSPLLNGKGLQDDSTSSTPTAPNSATSTPSSTPFSTPSKTPQKSPGPPALNEKCNSIRDMSDNELEKTSNHTLESGLTNGFIKHKDGGSDSEYSPCPVLHKEISSPPKRSLGKPALSKVPFLEIVNGDSDYTGNVSQVSEDETELEPLELVWAKCRGYPSYPALIIDPEMPEEGLLHNGVPIPVPPKDVLCLGEQRQEETNERLYLVLFFDNKRTWQWLPRDKVTPLGVDDTADKLRIMEGRKSSIRKSVQVAYDRAMIHQSRVSHSQGFVTSNYL, from the exons ATGAGGAAGCCACGTCGAAAAGGCCAGGTGGCTGCAGGAGGTGGAGCTGATGTCAGGAAGCCCAATGGGACCGTTGGTGGGCGTGGGGGTGCCCGTCAACGATCCCCATCCCCTTACAGCCTCAAAGCCTCTCCAAGCAGAGAAACTCTGACATACGCCCAGGCCCagaaggtggtggaggtggaacTGGATGGCAGGCTTCACCGCATCTCTATTCTGGAGCCCTTGGAGGTCATTACCGATGACGAGATGATGGCTCAGGACATTAGTGAGTGTAACAGCAACAAGGAGAACAGTGAACAGACGTCATCTCCTACGAGCAGTGCCCAAACAGTCCGCAAACCTGTTACACCTAGAGGTCGCAGGAAAGACTCAAAATGTCCTCCAGTCAAATCGCCACCACCTTCCAAGAACCACTGCCCCAATTCACATCCGCAAACACCTGAAAAGATGAATGCATCACATAATCACCACATGACCCTCCCTGAACCTAAATTTCACGTTCTAGAAACCTTCACACCAGTCGAGGCACCTCCTCTGCCTACGGCATATTATCGTTACATTGAACGCTCAGCTGAGGAGCAGGAAGCTGAGGCAGAATATGACATGGACGAAGAGGACACTGCCTGGCTGGAGATGGTAAATGCTGGTCGGACATCAGAGGGATACTCAGCTGTCTCACCAGACACCTTTGAGCTGCTGGTGGACcggctggaggaggaggcgtACCAGGAAGCCCGCAGTCGGGCGCCCTCCCAAACCACTATTGACGACGATGCCTTCTGCTGCGTGTGCCTGGATGATGAGTGCCTCAACAGCAACGTCATCCTCTTCTGCGACTCCTGCAACCTGGCTGTGCACCAGGAGTGTTACGGAGTGCCCTACATCCCTGAGGGCCAGTGGCTGTGCCGCTGCTGCCTCCAGTCCCCTCAGAAACCTGTTGACTGTGTATTATGTCCAAACCGTGGCGGCGCCTTCAAGCAGACAAGTGATGGACGCTGGGCACATGTAGTCTGTGCCATCTGGATCCCTGAAGTCTGCTTTGCCAACACAGTGTTTCTAGAACCAGTGGAAGGGGTCAATAACATTCCCCCAGCTCGCTGGAAACTGACCTGCTACCTGTGTAAGCAAAAAGGCCGTGGCGCATCAATTCAGTGCCATAAGGCCAACTGTTACACCGCGTTTCATGTCACGTGTGCCCAGCGCGCTGGCTTGTTTATGAAGATCGATCCTGTGCGAGAAACAAACGTGAACGGGACCACGTTCTCTGTCAAGAAAACAGCGTTTTGTGAGGTCCATTCGCCACCAGGACAAGAGACCGGATCAGATGAGGAGAGTGAAGGAAGGGTGGTGGGTAGCAGAGGGAGGGCGAGCAGAGGACGGAGTGCTTACACAGAGGGTCCTGTAACACCGAAAAAAGGCAGAAAGTCTGAAGATGATGCCAAGACGGAtaaaaagaaagggaagaagagTCCAGAGTCACCAGCGCAAGTGACAGTGCCTCAGATCCCTACAAGCAG GCTTAATATCCTCTGCAAAGGAATAATTTTCCAGAGGAAAAACCAGTTCATGCAGAGGCTGCACAATTACTGGTTATTGAAGCGTCAGTCGAGGAATGGTGTGCCGCTGGTCCGGCGTTTGCACTCTAACATCCAATCCCAAAGGACTACTGAACAGGTCAGG CCTGAGGTGGATGAGAAGGTTTCTGCTGCAAGAGAAGCACTGAGATACTGGCAGAAGCTGCGGCATGACCTTGAAAAAGCCAGGCTGTTGGTAGAGCTAATCCGCAAGAGGGAGAAACTCAAACGAGAACAG GTCAAAGTTCACCAGGCCGCTCTGGAGATGCAGTTGACTCCGATGTTGGTGCTGCTCCGCTCCACTCTGGAGCAGCTACAGGAAAAGGACACAGCCCAGATTTTTGCTGAGCCAGTTAATATCAAGGAG GTCCCAGATTACCTAGAGTTCATCAGCCAGCCCATGGACTTTTCCACTATGCTCGCTAAGCTGGAGAGTCATGCCTACCGCTCAGTTGCTGACCTGGAGGCCGACTTCAACCTGATGGTGTCCAACTGCCTCCTCTACAATGCCAAGGACACAGTCTTCCACCGGGCAGCACTGCGTCTTCGAGACCTAGGGGGAGCCGTACTGCGCCATGCCCAACGACAAGCCACCAACACTGGCCTGGACCTGGACACGGGCATGCTCCTCCCAGAGTCACCACAGAAACGAAACTTCTACAGCTGCACCTGGGAGGATG TTGACAGTGTGCTGGATCCAGACAACCGGCTTCATATGACGGTGGAGGAacagctgaaggagctgctagAAAAGCTCGACTTTGTCTCCTCCATGCGATGCAGCGGCGCCCGAACTCGACGCATCCGCCTGCTTCGACGCGAGATCAACAACATCCGCTACAGGCAGGGCCAGCACCCCCGCAACAGCCTTCACAATGGACATCTGAAAGAAGACGATGAGGACGAGGATGAAGATGACGAGGAAGATGAGGACAAAGACGCCAAGGCAGACAACGGGCTTTTGTCTTTGGACAAAG ACCTTAAATCCACATCGCCTCCAACACTGGAACCTACAGggccagctcctcctccacgACAAGGGGACGCACCTCTAGAGCCACCCACCCTCCGGCCAATCACAGGGGAGCCCAAGTCCCCCAGCTGGCCCTGCAAACGCCTAAAGCTCGAAGATGACCTCTCAGACAGCGCCACAGGGAACATTAATTGCACTAAAGCACAGGAGTGGCCGGCATCACCTCCTCCCATTTTGCACAGTGAAGGACAGGTGGTGGCCAACGGCGTACCAGAGCTCAGCGCCCCCCCGCGGCCAACCACCGGGGGAGTCGGACGACGAACCTCAGTGCTGTTCAAGAAGGCAAAAAATGTAACTAAGCTgttaagagagagagacagcccGCTGCTGAACGGAAAGGGACTGCAGGACGACAGTACAAGCAGCACCCCAACAGCACCCAACTCTGCAACCAGTACCCCATCCTCTACACCCTTCTCCACTCCATCTAAGACCCCCCAGAAAAGTCCAGGACCCCCTGCACTCAATGAAAAATGCAACTCCATTCGAGACATGTCAGATAATGAGCTGGAGAAGACATCAAATCATACACTGGAAAGTG GACTGACCAATGGCTTCATCAAGCACAAAGACGGCGGGTCCGACTCAGAATACAGCCCTTGTCCAGTGctccacaaagaaat CAGCTCACCACCCAAACGAAGCCTCGGTAAACCTGCTCTTTCCAAAGTTCCCTTCCTGGAGATAGTCAATGGAGACTCAGATTACACCG GCAATGTCAGCCAAGTGTCTGAGGATGAGACAGAGCTGGAACCTCTAGAACTGGTGTGGGCCAAGTGTCGGGGATATCCCTCCTATCCTGCTCTG ATCATCGACCCAGAAATGCCTGAAGAGGGCCTGCTGCACAATGGGGTGCCCATCCCTGTCCCACCCAAAGATGTCCTCTGTCTTGGGGagcagaggcaggaggagacCAATGAGAGGCTCTACCTGGTGCTATTCTTTGACAACAAGCGGACATG gCAGTGGCTCCCACGTGACAAGGTGACACCCTTGGGTGTGGATGACACGGCGGACAAGCTGCGCATAATGGAGGGTCGCAAGTCCAGCATCCGCAAGTCTGTCCAGGTGGCATATGACCGAGCCATGATCCACCAGAGCCGAGTCAGCCACAGTCAAGGCTTTGTGACCTCCAACTACTTGTAG